A genomic region of Cannabis sativa cultivar Pink pepper isolate KNU-18-1 chromosome 1, ASM2916894v1, whole genome shotgun sequence contains the following coding sequences:
- the LOC133031647 gene encoding protein phosphatase 2C 77, producing the protein MKKISSSPVAVPYRLGNFIHEDSTVTTQVEINGLKLISNTASLFSNPNAKSNTPCESLCFGSESYRSAEGENTEFTSRGKGNNNNNNNPFVNNSFSPSLDLVSDSIMNKTTNTKKEVGKFENTTGNIPSGDMEHGQEEDMVGVVEVGLEGKDSYGSDESDPCIMSTLPSKEKRPYRITNSSSQNVLDLDCLPLWGFTSICGRRPEMEDALAVVPRLMQLPIEMLEDDHQNLDAINHYSTQSTAHFYGVYDGHGGNQVANYCRQRLHLALVEEIETAKAGLHNGSKRESWQEMWKKAFSNCFAKVDAEVSSSATVAPETVGSTAVVALICPTYIMVANCGDSRAVLCRGKAPVVLSIDHRPDREDEYERIEAAGGKVIQWNGSRVFGVLAMSRSIGDKYLKPWIIPDPEVMFVSRAKEDECLILASDGLWDVMTNEEACDVARRRILIWHKKHGDNLSGERGHGVDLAAQAAAEYLSKLALQKGSKDNISVIVVDLKVVRKFKKKT; encoded by the exons ATGAAGAAGATATCATCCTCACCTGTTGCTGTACCTTATAGGCTTGGTAACTTTATCCATGAAGACTCAACAGTAACAACCCAAGTTGAGATTAATGGCCTTAAGTTAATTTCAAACACAGCATCCCTGTTTTCTAATCCCAATGCCAAGTCAAACACACCATGTGAATCCCTTTGTTTTGGAAGTGAAAGTTATAGGAGTGCAGAGGGTGAAAATACTGAGTTCACCTCAAGAGGTAAaggtaataataacaataataataatcccTTTGTTAATAACTCATTTTCTCCATCTCTGGATTTGGTTTCTGATTCCATTATGAACAAAACAACAAACACTAAAAAGGAAGTTGGTAAGTTTGAAAATACCACTGGGAACATACCCAGTGGTGATATGGAACATGGGCAGGAAGAAGATATGGTTGGAGTAGTTGAGGTTGGTTTGGAGGGAAAAGACAGTTATGGATCTGATGAGTCTGACCCATGTATTATGTCTACCTTGCCATCTAAGGAGAAAAGACCATATAGAATAACAAACAGCAGTAGTCAGAATGTTTTGGATTTGGATTGTTTACCCCTTTGGGGTTTCACATCTATCTGTGGAAGGAGACCAGAGATGGAGGATGCACTTGCAGTTGTACCCAGATTGATGCAACTCCCAATTGAAATGTTAGAAGATGACCACCAAAACTTGGATGCTATAAATCACTACTCAACTCAATCAACTGCCCATTTTTATGGTGTATATGATGGTCATGGTGGTAACCAG GTGGCTAATTATTGTCGACAAAGGCTTCATTTAGCCTTGGTTGAGGAGATAGAAACTGCAAAAGCAGGCTTGCATAATGGAAGTAAGAGGGAAAGTTGGCAGGAGATGTGGAAAAAGGCCTTCTCTAATTGTTTTGCCAAAGTTGATGCTGAGGTTTCTAGTTCTGCTACTGTTGCGCCTGAAACAGTTGGTTCAACTGCAGTGGTTGCACTTATTTGTCCAACCTATATTATGGTGGCCAATTGTGGTGATTCAAGGGCAGTTTTGTGTCGAGGAAAAGCACCAGTTGTTTTGTCAATTGACCATAGA CCAGACAGAGAAGATGAATATGAAAGGATAGAAGCAGCCGGAGGCAAAGTTATACAGTGGAACGGTTCTCGAGTTTTTGGTGTTCTTGCAATGTCAAGATCCATTG GTGACAAATACTTGAAACCATGGATTATTCCTGATCCAGAAGTGATGTTTGTTTCTCGAGCAAAAGAAGACGAATGCCTCATTCTTGCCAGTGATGGTTTATGGGACGTTATGACAAATGAGGAGGCTTGTGATGTTGCCCGGAGAAGGATCcttatatggcataaaaagcaTGGCGATAACTTGTCGGGCGAAAGAGGCCACGGGGTTGATCTTGCTGCTCAAGCTGCAGCAGAGTACCTCTCAAAGCTTGCTCTCCAGAAGGGAAGCAAGGACAACATTAGCGTTATAGTGGTGGACTTGAaagttgtaagaaaattcaagaaaaaaacCTGA